AAATGTAAAAAAACAGGACTATCCGGTGAAAATAAACTGGATAGTCCTGTTGACTTTTTTGAGCGTTCATTATAGTATAAGATAAATAGTTAGAAAATAAAAATATTAGTTTTTAAAATATTATTACAATTTAGTCATAGAGATTTCGATTAAAGCTGGATACGCCAGCATCAACATACACAAGAATAAGAAAGAAAAATGAAAATGAAAACAAACAAAAAGACAGAAACAGAGGGAATGCTATGCCTCCAGGGGAATAGCGGGAACAAATATTGGGAGGAAATTATATGACAAAGGTCAGGATAACAGAAACCGTACTCCGGGATGGACAGCAATCGCTGATGGCCACCAGAATGAGGACAGAGGAAATGCTGCCGATTTTGGAGGTGATGGATTCTGTGGGCTACCACGCCATCGAAATGTGGGGAGGAGCCACCTATGATGCCTGCCTCCGATTCTTAGATGAAGACCCGTGGATGCGGCTGCGGAAAATCAGAAAGCAAGTGAAGAACACAAAATTACAGATGCTGCTTCGGGGACAGAATCTGTTGGGCTATCGGCACTATGCCGACGATTTAGTAGATGAATTTGTGAATCGGGCGATCAATAATGGCATTGACATCATTCGGGTATTTGATGCCCTGAATGACACTCGAAATTTACAGCGAGCCATTGAAGCCTGTAATAAATTTGGCGGTCACGCGCAGGGCGCCATCTCCTATACCAAGAGTCCGGCTCACGACAATCAGGTATTTATCCAGTTGGCGAAGGAGCTAGAACAGATGGGGGCTAAGTCGATCTGTATCAAAGATATGGCTGGATTGCTGGACCCTTACAATGCGTATGAGCTGATTTCCGACATAAAAAAAGTTATCTCGGTGCCGCTGGAGCTGCATACTCATGCCACCAGCGGGCTGGGCAGCATGACCTATATGAAGGCCGTAGAAGCCGGTGTGGATATTATCGACACCGCCATTTCCCCTTTTGCAGAAGGCACCTCTCAGCCTGCTACCGAAGCCATGGTAGTAGCTTTTAAGGGGACGCCTTACGACACGGGGTTGGACCTGCGATGTCTGAACAAGATTGCAGAACACTTTAAGCCAGTGCGAGAGAAGTATATTGCAGAAGGCCTTATTGATACCAAGCTGATGGGCGTTGATGTAAATACGTTGGTTTATCAGGTTCCTGGCGGTATGCTGTCCAACTTGCTTTCTCAGTTGAAGCAGTCTAATGCAGAGGATCGTTTTGAAGAGGTTTTGAAGGAAGTGCCGAAGGTTCGGGCAGATTTGGGCTTCCCGCCGCTGGTAACGCCAACCAGTCAAATCATCGGTACCCAGGCGGTACTCAACGTACTGACGGGTGAGCGCTACAAGATGGTGCCGAACGAAGTGAAGATGATTGTCAAAGGGCTGTACGGCAAGACCACCGTGCCAATCAGCCAGGAAATCAAGTATAAGATTATCGGAGATGAAGAACAGATTACTTGTAGACCGGCAGATTTAATGGAACCGGAGCTGGACAATGTGAAGAAAGAATGTGCCCGGTATTTGGAGCAGGCAGAAGACTTGATGACTCAGGCCCTATTCCCGAAGAATGCCGAGGAGTTTTTCCAGAAGCGTGCAAGCCGTATCTATGGAATGGATTGGGATTTAATCGATGAAGAAGCGATGGCTTATCCTGTGTAAAGTACCCTGGCAGGAATCTAGAGCCGTTTAATCCCCTACAATTAGAATTGCAAGTCTCTAAATTTTAGCTAGTGCAAATAGATAGAAAAGGACCCAATTAGGGGTCTTTTCTATTTCCCGCGTCGAACTCCGCAGCGGCTTGCAGCGTTGCCTCTTCCTCGGGGGGATTTCTCACTGGCGGCGTTGGCATTTTTAGCAAGTTGTGTTATACTAGAAAACATGAAATTAGTAATAGCAGAAAAACCCAGCGTGGCTGCGGAAATCGCCAAAGTTATGGGCGCAGACAAGCGGGGAAACGGATTTTTCAAAGGAAATGAATATGTGGTGTCCTGGTGCGTGGGCCATTTAATCGAGACTGTTATGCCAGAGGAATATGATAAAAAATATCAAAAATGGCACATCCTCGATTTGCCCATCTTGCCTCAG
The genomic region above belongs to Aminipila butyrica and contains:
- a CDS encoding oxaloacetate decarboxylase subunit alpha, with the protein product MTKVRITETVLRDGQQSLMATRMRTEEMLPILEVMDSVGYHAIEMWGGATYDACLRFLDEDPWMRLRKIRKQVKNTKLQMLLRGQNLLGYRHYADDLVDEFVNRAINNGIDIIRVFDALNDTRNLQRAIEACNKFGGHAQGAISYTKSPAHDNQVFIQLAKELEQMGAKSICIKDMAGLLDPYNAYELISDIKKVISVPLELHTHATSGLGSMTYMKAVEAGVDIIDTAISPFAEGTSQPATEAMVVAFKGTPYDTGLDLRCLNKIAEHFKPVREKYIAEGLIDTKLMGVDVNTLVYQVPGGMLSNLLSQLKQSNAEDRFEEVLKEVPKVRADLGFPPLVTPTSQIIGTQAVLNVLTGERYKMVPNEVKMIVKGLYGKTTVPISQEIKYKIIGDEEQITCRPADLMEPELDNVKKECARYLEQAEDLMTQALFPKNAEEFFQKRASRIYGMDWDLIDEEAMAYPV